One genomic region from Osmerus eperlanus chromosome 6, fOsmEpe2.1, whole genome shotgun sequence encodes:
- the LOC134021954 gene encoding histone H4: MSGRGKGGKGLGKGGAKRHRKVLRDNIQGITKPAIRRLARRGGVKRISGLIYEETRGVLKVFLENVIRDAVTYTEHAKRKTVTAMDVVYALKRQGRTLYGFGG; this comes from the coding sequence ATGTCAGGTAGAGGCAAAGGAGGCAAAGGACTCGGAAAAGGAGGCGCCAAGCGTCATCGCAAGGTTCTCCGTGATAACATCCAGGGCATCACCAAGCCCGCCATCCGCCGCCTGGCTCGCCGCGGTGGCGTGAAACGTATTTCAGGCTTGATCTACGAAGAGACACGCGGTGTGCTGAAGGTGTTCCTGGAGAACGTCATCCGTGATGCCGTTACCTACACCGAGCACGCTAAAAGGAAGACCGTGACCGCCATGGACGTGGTCTACGCTCTGAAGCGCCAGGGACGTACTCTGTACGGCTTCGGCGGTTAA
- the tmem87b gene encoding transmembrane protein 87A isoform X1, with translation MAVRDKMQTWCCSVGTLRPWLMLVSGILLSVENRGVMAAPETGQWSVTIVNTTKPLLLRKSMYKDTDVQLKVVLFSCPEKVTFTIKWYLKFYPCHNEFNNIEEMYERTPLSRDEGLDPNPLGQGEGILHMHQPLTCNSSLRFFPMLNKAKAEPRPLVPHAEGAEPDQNYTRWTMEEYQRGSAPLRNASLPAKSDVIATTWRDGPYLLVVKISSDRPAAGWNLTVSVVMKGSHGFISVTEWPLMIFYMVMCVVYILLGLLWLLWSACYWKDLLRIQFWIAGVIFLGMVEKAVFCAEYENTNSMGAASPSLLIFAELVSALKRTLARLLVIIVSLGYGIVKPRLGTVMHRVVGLGVLYFAFASIEGVLRITGAKDSDLALLASIPLALLDSSLCWWIFVSLAQTIKTLKLRRNPVKLSLYRHFTNTLIFAVLASIIFMVWTTKKFRLADCQSDWMELWVDDAFWRFLFSIILLVIMFLWRPSANNQRYAFTPLMDDSDDEEIEEFLVSANIADGIKLRATNKNESNGSAKPPPAAPGAGPDDDLKWVEDHIPTSLTDVALPVLLDSDEEIMTTKYEMSKME, from the exons ATGGCTGTCCGTGACAAGATGCAGACGTGGTGCTGCAGTGTTGGCACACTGAGACCGTGGCTCATGCTTGTCTCTGGGATTTTACTCAGCGTTGAGAACCGGGGGGTCATGGCAGCCCCCGAGACCGGACAATGGAGTGTGACTATTGTCAAT ACCACAAAACCACTGCTGCTGAGAAAGTCCATGTACAAAGACACAGATGTCCAGTTGAAAG TTGTGTTATTCAGCTGTCCAGAGAAGGTGACGTTTACCATTAAGTGGTATCTGAAGTTTTATCCTTGTCACAACGAGTTCAACAACATAGAG GAGATGTATGAGAGGACGCCCCTGAGCCGAGATGAGGGGCTGGACCCCAACCCcctggggcagggagagggcatcCTGCACATGCACCAGCCCCTCACCTGCAACAGCAGCCTGCGCTTCTTCCCCATGCTCAAT aaagCCAAGGCTGAACCTCGTCCCTTAGTGCCACATGCGGAGGGGGCGGAACCG GACCAGAACTACACCAGGTGGACAATGGAGGAGTACCAGCGTGGCTCCGCACCTCTGAGGAACGCCAGCCTGCCCGCCAAGAGTGACGTCATAGCAACCACCTGGAGGGACGGGCCCTACCTGCTGgtggtcaagatctcctccgaTCGGCCCGCCGCCGGATGGAACCTGACTG TGAGTGTGGTGATGAAGGGGTCTCACGGTTTCATCTCTGTCACTGAGTGGCCTCTCATGATC TTCTAcatggtgatgtgtgtggtgtacatcctgctgggcctgctgtgGCTGCTGTGGTCGGCCTGCTACTGGAAGGACCTGCTGAGGATCCAGTTCTGGATCGCGGGGGTGATCTTCCTGGGCATGGTGGAGAAGGCTGTGTTCTGCGCCGAGTACGAGAACACAAACTCCATGGGGGCTGCTT CCCCAAGCCTGCTGATCTTTGCTGAGCTGGTGTCTGCTCTGAAGAGGACCCTGGCCAGACTGCTGGTCATCATCGTCAGTTTGGGCTACGGCATTGTCAA GCCACGCCTAGGCACAGTTATGCACAGAGTGGTGGGGCTAGGAGTCCTGTACTTTGCCTTCGCCAGCATTGAAGGGGTCCTGAGGATCACTGGG GCTAAAGACTCTGACCTGGCCTTGTTGGCCAGCATCCCCCTGGCTCTACttgactcctctctctgctggtgg ATCTTCGTGAGCCTGGCCCAGACCATCAAGACCCTGAAGCTGCGGAGGAACCCGGTCAAGCTGTCGCTCTACCGGCACTTCACCAACACGCTCATCTTTGCTGTGTTAG CTTCCATCATCTTCATGGTGTGGACCACTAAGAAGTTCAGGCTAGCAGACTGCCAGTCT GACTGGATGGAGCTGTGGGTGGACGATGCCTTCTGGAGGTTCCTCTTCTCCATCATCCTTCTCGTCATCATGTTCCTATGGCGACCTTCCGCCAACAACCAGAG GTACGCTTTCACTCCGCTGATGGACGACTCGGACGATGAGGAGATAGAGGAGTTCCTGGTGTCAGCTAACATAG CTGATGGGATCAAGCTGCGGGCCACCAATAAGAATGAGTCCAACGGGTCAGCCAAGCCCCCCCCTGCGGCCCCAGGAGCCGGCCCT gatGATGACTTGAAGTGGGTGGAAGACCACATTCCTACCTCTCTGACAGACGT agctctGCCAGTCCTGCTGGACTCTGATGAG GAAATCATGACCACCAAGTATGAGATGTCCAAGATGGAGTAG
- the LOC134021953 gene encoding histone H2B-like: protein MPEPAKSAPKKGSKKAVSKTAAKGGKKRRKSRKESYAIYVYKVLKQVHPDTGISSKAMGIMNSFVNDIFERIAGESSRLAHYNKRSTITSREIQTAVRLLLPGELAKHAVSEGTKAVTKYTSSK from the coding sequence ATGCCTGAGCCAGCAAAGTCCGCGCCCAAGAAGGGCTCCAAGAAAGCAGTTTCCAAGACCGCCGCGAAGGGCGGTAAGAAACGCAGAAAGTCCAGGAAGGAGAGCTACGCCATCTACGTGTACAAGGTACTGAAGCAGGTCCACCCCGACACCGGCATCTCCTCCAAGGCCATGGGAATCATGAATTCCTTCGTTAACGACATTTTCGAGCGTATCGCCGGAGAATCGTCTCGCCTGGCTCACTACAACAAGCGATCAACCATCACCTCCAGGGAAATCCAGACCGCTGTCCGCCTTCTGCTCCCCGGTGAGCTGGCCAAGCACGCCGTGTCCGAGGGTACCAAGGCCGTGACCAAGTACACCAGCTCTAAGTAA
- the tmem87b gene encoding transmembrane protein 87A isoform X2, which translates to MAVRDKMQTWCCSVGTLRPWLMLVSGILLSVENRGVMAAPETGQWSVTIVNTTKPLLLRKSMYKDTDVQLKVVLFSCPEKVTFTIKWYLKFYPCHNEFNNIEEMYERTPLSRDEGLDPNPLGQGEGILHMHQPLTCNSSLRFFPMLNKAKAEPRPLVPHAEGAEPDQNYTRWTMEEYQRGSAPLRNASLPAKSDVIATTWRDGPYLLVVKISSDRPAAGWNLTVSVVMKGSHGFISVTEWPLMIFYMVMCVVYILLGLLWLLWSACYWKDLLRIQFWIAGVIFLGMVEKAVFCAEYENTNSMGAASPSLLIFAELVSALKRTLARLLVIIVSLGYGIVKPRLGTVMHRVVGLGVLYFAFASIEGVLRITGGRDNGPALITAIVLTVFDSCCVWFIFVSLAQTIKTLKLRRNPVKLSLYRHFTNTLIFAVLASIIFMVWTTKKFRLADCQSDWMELWVDDAFWRFLFSIILLVIMFLWRPSANNQRYAFTPLMDDSDDEEIEEFLVSANIADGIKLRATNKNESNGSAKPPPAAPGAGPDDDLKWVEDHIPTSLTDVALPVLLDSDEEIMTTKYEMSKME; encoded by the exons ATGGCTGTCCGTGACAAGATGCAGACGTGGTGCTGCAGTGTTGGCACACTGAGACCGTGGCTCATGCTTGTCTCTGGGATTTTACTCAGCGTTGAGAACCGGGGGGTCATGGCAGCCCCCGAGACCGGACAATGGAGTGTGACTATTGTCAAT ACCACAAAACCACTGCTGCTGAGAAAGTCCATGTACAAAGACACAGATGTCCAGTTGAAAG TTGTGTTATTCAGCTGTCCAGAGAAGGTGACGTTTACCATTAAGTGGTATCTGAAGTTTTATCCTTGTCACAACGAGTTCAACAACATAGAG GAGATGTATGAGAGGACGCCCCTGAGCCGAGATGAGGGGCTGGACCCCAACCCcctggggcagggagagggcatcCTGCACATGCACCAGCCCCTCACCTGCAACAGCAGCCTGCGCTTCTTCCCCATGCTCAAT aaagCCAAGGCTGAACCTCGTCCCTTAGTGCCACATGCGGAGGGGGCGGAACCG GACCAGAACTACACCAGGTGGACAATGGAGGAGTACCAGCGTGGCTCCGCACCTCTGAGGAACGCCAGCCTGCCCGCCAAGAGTGACGTCATAGCAACCACCTGGAGGGACGGGCCCTACCTGCTGgtggtcaagatctcctccgaTCGGCCCGCCGCCGGATGGAACCTGACTG TGAGTGTGGTGATGAAGGGGTCTCACGGTTTCATCTCTGTCACTGAGTGGCCTCTCATGATC TTCTAcatggtgatgtgtgtggtgtacatcctgctgggcctgctgtgGCTGCTGTGGTCGGCCTGCTACTGGAAGGACCTGCTGAGGATCCAGTTCTGGATCGCGGGGGTGATCTTCCTGGGCATGGTGGAGAAGGCTGTGTTCTGCGCCGAGTACGAGAACACAAACTCCATGGGGGCTGCTT CCCCAAGCCTGCTGATCTTTGCTGAGCTGGTGTCTGCTCTGAAGAGGACCCTGGCCAGACTGCTGGTCATCATCGTCAGTTTGGGCTACGGCATTGTCAA GCCACGCCTAGGCACAGTTATGCACAGAGTGGTGGGGCTAGGAGTCCTGTACTTTGCCTTCGCCAGCATTGAAGGGGTCCTGAGGATCACTGGG GGTCGGGATAATGGACCAGCCCTCATCACAGCCATAGTTTTAACTGTGTTTGACTCCTGCTGCGTGTGGTT CATCTTCGTGAGCCTGGCCCAGACCATCAAGACCCTGAAGCTGCGGAGGAACCCGGTCAAGCTGTCGCTCTACCGGCACTTCACCAACACGCTCATCTTTGCTGTGTTAG CTTCCATCATCTTCATGGTGTGGACCACTAAGAAGTTCAGGCTAGCAGACTGCCAGTCT GACTGGATGGAGCTGTGGGTGGACGATGCCTTCTGGAGGTTCCTCTTCTCCATCATCCTTCTCGTCATCATGTTCCTATGGCGACCTTCCGCCAACAACCAGAG GTACGCTTTCACTCCGCTGATGGACGACTCGGACGATGAGGAGATAGAGGAGTTCCTGGTGTCAGCTAACATAG CTGATGGGATCAAGCTGCGGGCCACCAATAAGAATGAGTCCAACGGGTCAGCCAAGCCCCCCCCTGCGGCCCCAGGAGCCGGCCCT gatGATGACTTGAAGTGGGTGGAAGACCACATTCCTACCTCTCTGACAGACGT agctctGCCAGTCCTGCTGGACTCTGATGAG GAAATCATGACCACCAAGTATGAGATGTCCAAGATGGAGTAG